A portion of the Pedobacter cryoconitis genome contains these proteins:
- a CDS encoding LLM class flavin-dependent oxidoreductase, with protein sequence MSNSSIQLSVLDQSPVRKGVSAQQAIQETVELAKIADNLGYTRFWVSEHHNTTALAGSTPEILITHLAGQTENIKLGSGGVMLPNHSALKVAENFRMLEVLFPGRIDLGLGRAPGTDRITASVLNPSNQWREQDFLEQLNDLRNYLHDSGEPGTIQEKIIAIPQAATVPSMWLLSSSGQSGLFAAHFGMGMSFAHFINPLGGPEAVQIYRDRFQPSIDKTAPEVNVSIGVFCSENEEIIFRQQAVMDYRYLQLEKGGKLYPIAYNDIKHVNYNAAEQERIDHNRQRMLIGTPDVLKEKIDTLLADYKVNELMAVTITEGFEERIRSYELLAAMYLK encoded by the coding sequence ATGAGTAATTCTTCCATTCAATTAAGCGTTCTCGACCAGTCACCTGTTAGAAAAGGTGTTTCTGCACAACAAGCAATACAGGAGACTGTTGAGCTCGCAAAAATAGCGGACAATCTCGGTTATACCCGTTTCTGGGTTTCTGAGCATCACAATACAACTGCATTAGCTGGCTCAACCCCCGAAATCCTGATTACACATCTGGCGGGCCAGACTGAAAATATAAAATTGGGATCGGGAGGGGTTATGCTCCCTAACCATAGTGCCTTAAAGGTGGCAGAGAACTTTCGTATGCTCGAAGTCCTTTTCCCAGGGAGGATTGATCTTGGACTAGGCAGAGCCCCGGGTACAGACCGGATTACTGCCAGCGTACTTAATCCGTCTAACCAGTGGAGGGAGCAGGATTTTTTGGAACAGCTGAATGACCTCAGAAATTATCTGCATGATTCCGGAGAACCTGGCACAATACAAGAAAAGATTATCGCTATTCCACAAGCAGCAACTGTACCATCAATGTGGTTACTAAGTTCGAGTGGCCAGAGTGGTTTATTTGCTGCACATTTCGGTATGGGAATGTCTTTTGCCCATTTTATTAATCCTTTAGGCGGCCCTGAAGCTGTTCAGATTTATCGCGACCGTTTTCAGCCATCAATTGATAAGACAGCGCCAGAAGTAAATGTAAGTATAGGTGTTTTTTGTTCGGAAAATGAAGAAATAATCTTCCGTCAGCAAGCCGTAATGGACTATAGATATCTTCAGCTTGAAAAAGGAGGCAAATTATATCCAATTGCCTACAACGACATTAAACATGTGAATTATAATGCTGCCGAACAGGAAAGAATAGACCATAACAGGCAAAGGATGTTAATCGGGACCCCGGATGTACTGAAAGAAAAAATAGATACATTACTGGCTGATTACAAGGTAAACGAGCTGATGGCTGTCACGATCACCGAAGGTTTCGAAGAGCGCATCCGTTCTTACGAGCTTTTAGCAGCAATGTATCTGAAATAA
- the pepT gene encoding peptidase T, producing MLKYHNTGNSLQNRFTEYVKIDTQSDPESASIPSTEKQKNLGKVLVAQLLELGITDAHLDEYGYVYATIPSNTTKNVPVICFCSHMDTSPDCSGYGVKPIIHTNYQGQDLVLPDDNSVVLRMSEHKDLKDQIGNDIITASGTTLLGADNKAGLAEIMEAAAFLMQHPEHKHGKIRILFTPDEEIGRGVDKADLKKLGADFAYTIDGETCGSIEDETFSADGAVLTIHGISSHPGFARGKMESAVKILSDIISALPKDTLTPEATSKKEGFLHPVTMQGNVEQAEAHFIIRDFDDALLAEHGRTLETIVKQVIAAYPNATYTLKIKEQYRNMKKVLDQHPQVLEYGVLAIERVGIPVKRQSIRGGTDGSRLSLMGLPCPNVFAGEHAFHGKQEWASVQDMEKAVETIINIALIWEEKSN from the coding sequence ATGCTAAAATATCATAACACAGGTAATTCTTTACAAAATAGATTTACTGAATACGTAAAAATAGACACACAGTCTGATCCTGAGTCTGCAAGCATTCCTTCAACCGAAAAACAGAAGAATCTTGGTAAAGTATTGGTTGCTCAATTGTTGGAGCTGGGAATAACAGATGCACACCTGGATGAGTATGGCTATGTATATGCAACTATTCCTTCCAATACGACTAAAAATGTTCCTGTAATTTGTTTCTGTTCGCATATGGATACTTCTCCTGATTGCAGCGGATATGGTGTGAAACCGATTATTCATACTAATTACCAGGGGCAGGACCTTGTGCTTCCTGATGACAATTCGGTGGTTTTGAGGATGAGCGAGCATAAAGATCTGAAAGATCAGATTGGCAATGATATCATAACCGCAAGCGGTACGACCTTATTGGGTGCTGATAACAAAGCTGGTCTGGCAGAAATTATGGAAGCCGCAGCCTTTTTGATGCAGCATCCGGAGCATAAACATGGTAAAATAAGAATACTTTTTACGCCTGATGAAGAGATTGGAAGAGGTGTAGATAAAGCAGACCTTAAAAAGCTAGGTGCTGACTTCGCTTATACTATTGATGGAGAAACCTGCGGTTCTATTGAAGATGAGACTTTTTCTGCTGATGGAGCAGTTTTGACTATACATGGTATTAGTTCTCATCCGGGTTTTGCGAGAGGCAAGATGGAAAGTGCGGTCAAGATTCTGAGTGATATTATCAGTGCCTTACCAAAAGATACCCTGACGCCAGAAGCGACTTCGAAAAAGGAAGGATTTTTACACCCGGTTACGATGCAGGGAAATGTAGAACAGGCAGAAGCACATTTTATTATCCGTGATTTTGATGATGCTTTGTTAGCTGAACATGGCCGCACGCTGGAAACTATTGTTAAACAAGTTATTGCTGCCTATCCGAATGCTACTTATACACTAAAAATAAAGGAACAATACCGCAATATGAAAAAGGTACTGGACCAGCATCCACAAGTATTGGAATATGGCGTTCTGGCAATTGAACGTGTAGGTATTCCAGTTAAAAGACAAAGTATCAGAGGTGGAACAGACGGTTCAAGGTTATCATTAATGGGCTTACCTTGTCCTAACGTTTTTGCAGGCGAACACGCTTTCCATGGCAAGCAGGAATGGGCTTCCGTACAAGACATGGAAAAAGCGGTGGAAACTATTATCAATATTGCGCTGATCTGGGAAGAAAAGAGTAACTAA
- a CDS encoding outer membrane beta-barrel protein: MKRILISTLFLALAFSSFAQSNFYKFSIGAGAGITQSFADLKKHDFGLAGYATLDYLFTPYLSIGLELQKGEINGGDINATPDDRQFINGYQAVSVNGKISLGQFIDFDYNGLSGKLRGLYFGSGLGIIQNKMKGIRRINVNNPDHPYPGQDGSKDVYFPLNLGINFFFPDQEGFYRYTLNVNCQSNVTLGEGLDGYDNSSLTRKSGKPDIYSFYTIGFKYSFGKMGLYKKTFRRF; the protein is encoded by the coding sequence TTGAAAAGGATACTTATTTCAACCTTATTTTTAGCATTAGCGTTTTCGTCTTTTGCACAATCAAATTTCTACAAGTTTTCTATTGGTGCTGGCGCTGGTATTACGCAGTCTTTCGCAGATCTCAAAAAACATGACTTCGGCCTGGCTGGCTATGCTACGCTTGATTATTTATTCACTCCTTACCTTAGTATTGGCCTGGAACTTCAAAAAGGTGAAATCAATGGAGGGGACATCAACGCGACTCCAGACGACAGGCAGTTCATCAATGGCTACCAGGCGGTGTCTGTCAATGGAAAAATATCTTTAGGACAATTTATAGATTTTGACTATAATGGCTTATCCGGCAAGCTCAGAGGCCTGTATTTTGGAAGCGGCCTGGGGATTATTCAGAATAAGATGAAAGGGATCAGACGCATAAACGTAAATAACCCTGACCATCCATATCCTGGACAGGATGGTTCTAAAGACGTTTACTTTCCACTGAACCTGGGTATTAATTTCTTTTTCCCGGATCAGGAGGGCTTTTACAGATACACACTGAATGTTAATTGCCAGAGTAATGTGACCCTTGGAGAAGGGCTGGACGGTTATGACAACTCATCTTTAACCCGTAAATCCGGAAAACCTGATATCTATAGTTTTTATACTATTGGATTCAAATACAGTTTCGGAAAAATGGGGCTGTATAAGAAAACATTCAGACGCTTTTAG
- a CDS encoding M14 family metallopeptidase, with protein sequence MKYLLLSLILLTMETFAQQTPYELSNKNQTATYEQAIAYYKQLAKVSPQAKLLTYGTTDFGKPLHLLVLSKNKVFNPVELRKNNQRILLINNGIHPGEPEGIDASMMLARDLLKDNHLPANVVICIIPVYNIDGSFNRSSTSRANQNGPEAYGFRGNSKNYDLNRDFIKTDSKNSAAFQEIFNTWQPEIFVDTHTSNGADYQYTMTLIPTQKDKLNSILADYLTTTMVPALYAGMKKKGYELIPYINSVENTPDAGITGFLETPRYSTGYAALHNSIGFMPETHMLKAYQKRVESTYQLLQTYVDLVSRDAKIIGENKRKADEAASIQKEFPLSWKLNETTYELITFKGFAAKYKPSAVSGADRLYYDRNDPYTKKIKYWNKFEPQLSVEKPVAYVIPKAWDKVIGLLKLNGVKVEELEEDKDLAVDVYYIGDYKTASRPYEGHYIHNNVQLVTKKQTLKFYKGDYLVYVDQPQNRYIMETLEPQATDSFFNWNFFDSVLDQKEHYSAYVFEDTAAGLLKDDPELKIKLNQKKLKDSTFAQNPSAQLEFVYQNSNYYEKTHLRYPIARLQ encoded by the coding sequence ATGAAATATCTTTTACTGTCTTTAATTCTGCTAACGATGGAAACATTTGCACAGCAAACGCCTTACGAGCTTAGTAATAAAAATCAAACAGCTACCTATGAACAGGCAATTGCTTATTATAAACAACTGGCTAAAGTATCTCCACAAGCTAAACTCCTTACTTATGGAACTACTGATTTTGGAAAACCGCTTCACTTACTGGTCTTGTCAAAAAACAAGGTCTTTAATCCTGTTGAACTCAGGAAAAATAATCAAAGAATATTATTAATTAATAATGGAATCCACCCTGGTGAACCTGAAGGTATAGATGCTTCAATGATGCTGGCCAGGGATTTACTAAAAGACAACCATTTACCAGCTAATGTTGTGATCTGTATTATTCCGGTTTACAATATAGACGGATCATTCAACCGCAGCAGTACCTCAAGAGCAAATCAGAATGGGCCGGAAGCTTATGGATTCAGAGGAAACAGTAAAAACTATGATCTGAACAGGGACTTTATTAAAACTGACTCCAAAAACTCAGCTGCTTTTCAGGAAATATTCAATACCTGGCAGCCAGAAATCTTTGTAGATACGCATACCAGCAATGGCGCCGATTATCAGTATACCATGACACTTATTCCTACACAAAAAGATAAACTGAACTCTATTTTAGCAGATTACCTGACCACGACTATGGTTCCTGCTTTATATGCAGGAATGAAGAAAAAAGGATACGAACTCATTCCGTATATCAATTCGGTAGAGAACACACCAGATGCTGGGATCACAGGTTTCCTGGAAACGCCCCGTTATTCAACCGGTTACGCAGCTTTACATAACAGTATTGGCTTTATGCCAGAAACACATATGTTAAAGGCTTATCAGAAGAGAGTTGAATCCACTTATCAATTACTTCAGACTTACGTTGATTTAGTGAGCAGAGATGCAAAGATCATTGGGGAGAACAAGCGTAAAGCTGATGAGGCTGCTTCCATACAAAAAGAATTTCCATTGAGCTGGAAACTAAATGAGACTACTTACGAGCTGATTACTTTTAAAGGATTTGCTGCAAAATATAAGCCCAGTGCCGTAAGTGGCGCTGACAGGCTCTATTATGATAGAAATGATCCCTATACAAAAAAGATCAAATACTGGAATAAGTTTGAACCACAACTTAGCGTAGAAAAACCGGTAGCCTACGTCATTCCAAAAGCATGGGATAAAGTAATTGGCTTACTGAAATTAAATGGGGTGAAGGTAGAGGAGCTTGAGGAAGATAAGGACCTTGCCGTTGATGTTTATTATATCGGGGATTATAAAACAGCGTCCAGACCTTATGAAGGGCATTACATTCACAATAACGTTCAACTCGTTACGAAGAAACAAACCTTAAAATTCTATAAAGGAGATTACCTGGTTTATGTAGATCAGCCGCAAAACAGGTACATTATGGAAACCCTGGAACCACAGGCTACCGATTCTTTCTTTAACTGGAATTTTTTCGATTCTGTACTGGATCAGAAAGAACATTACTCTGCCTATGTTTTTGAAGATACAGCTGCCGGGCTATTAAAAGATGATCCTGAGCTTAAAATCAAGCTGAATCAAAAGAAATTAAAAGATAGTACATTTGCACAGAATCCTTCAGCACAACTTGAATTTGTATATCAAAATTCAAATTATTACGAAAAAACACATTTACGCTATCCAATTGCTAGATTGCAATAA
- a CDS encoding rhomboid family intramembrane serine protease has product MIQEYLINTPVASLIFIFTLATSIYAFNDSSLFGKFMLHPYSVYRRSNVYTLLTSGLIHGSWMHLAFNMFTFYFFAFSLEATIGSLRFGLIYFVGLILSDIPSVIKHKDDYHYHSLGASGAISAVLFSYILFYPLNTLMIFPLPVPIWAALFGVLYLVYSYYMSKSSRDNINHDAHLFGAITGIIITILVVPGIVPHFIETITARFGG; this is encoded by the coding sequence ATGATACAAGAATACCTGATCAACACACCAGTCGCTTCTCTCATTTTTATTTTCACACTGGCGACGAGCATTTATGCCTTTAATGACAGTTCCCTGTTTGGAAAGTTTATGCTTCATCCCTATAGTGTGTACCGCAGAAGTAATGTCTATACCTTATTAACGAGTGGCTTAATACACGGGAGCTGGATGCACCTGGCCTTTAACATGTTTACTTTCTATTTCTTTGCTTTCTCATTAGAAGCTACAATAGGAAGCCTGAGATTTGGTCTGATCTATTTTGTGGGTTTAATTTTAAGCGATATTCCTTCTGTCATCAAACATAAAGATGATTATCATTACCATAGCCTGGGCGCATCGGGAGCAATTTCTGCAGTATTGTTCAGTTATATCCTGTTTTATCCACTGAATACATTAATGATATTTCCATTACCAGTACCTATCTGGGCAGCATTATTTGGTGTATTATACCTGGTTTACTCTTACTATATGTCAAAAAGTTCCAGAGATAATATTAACCATGATGCACATTTATTCGGCGCAATTACTGGTATCATCATTACGATATTAGTTGTACCTGGTATTGTTCCTCATTTTATCGAAACCATTACTGCCCGTTTCGGAGGTTAA
- a CDS encoding dipeptide epimerase produces the protein MQAVHISFNLELKHPFTIAGFTRTSTPLLLLKLTYENIDGYGEASMVPYLGESYSSATEFLQKVDWTRFKHPFNFGEFMAYLDSIDAGNPAIKAAIDIALNDINGKMLQKPCFELYNADPLKMPVTSFTIGIAAPELIKEKVAEAKGFKVLKVKLGSGHDKELINAIRSVSNLPLYIDANQGWTDRKMAIDLIYWLHDQGAVLIEQPMNKTNIEGNAWLTGRSPIPILADEAVQRLSDIDHIKGAYHGINVKLMKSGGMYEANQMILKARSYGMKVMIGCMSETSIATQAGLALAPLCDWVDLDGPFLTKNNPFESPAMHQGKYILKDLPGLGLKGLSANLFLP, from the coding sequence ATGCAAGCAGTTCATATTTCTTTCAACCTGGAACTTAAACATCCTTTCACTATTGCTGGCTTCACCAGAACAAGTACTCCTTTATTGCTACTAAAGCTTACTTATGAAAATATTGACGGTTATGGCGAAGCTTCCATGGTTCCTTATTTAGGTGAAAGCTATAGTTCTGCAACGGAATTTCTGCAAAAGGTAGATTGGACACGTTTTAAGCATCCTTTTAACTTTGGAGAGTTTATGGCCTACCTCGATAGTATTGACGCTGGTAATCCAGCTATAAAGGCTGCTATAGACATTGCATTAAATGACATCAATGGAAAGATGCTGCAAAAGCCATGTTTTGAGCTTTACAATGCTGATCCGCTGAAAATGCCCGTTACCTCTTTCACGATAGGAATTGCTGCACCAGAATTGATTAAAGAAAAGGTTGCTGAGGCAAAAGGGTTTAAAGTACTCAAAGTCAAACTAGGATCTGGCCACGATAAAGAGCTGATCAACGCGATCAGAAGTGTAAGTAATTTACCACTTTATATAGATGCTAATCAGGGATGGACTGACCGGAAAATGGCCATAGACCTGATCTATTGGTTACATGACCAGGGAGCCGTACTGATTGAACAACCAATGAACAAGACAAATATCGAAGGAAATGCCTGGTTAACAGGGCGTAGTCCAATTCCAATCCTTGCTGATGAAGCCGTACAAAGATTAAGTGATATTGACCACATTAAGGGGGCTTATCATGGTATAAACGTTAAATTAATGAAAAGTGGCGGAATGTATGAAGCCAACCAGATGATTTTAAAAGCCCGGTCTTATGGGATGAAAGTAATGATCGGGTGTATGAGTGAAACTTCTATCGCTACTCAGGCCGGTCTGGCTTTAGCTCCGTTATGTGATTGGGTAGATCTGGATGGTCCTTTTCTAACTAAAAATAATCCATTTGAATCCCCTGCCATGCACCAGGGCAAGTACATCTTAAAAGACCTTCCAGGTTTAGGGCTGAAAGGTCTTTCTGCTAATTTGTTTCTTCCTTAA
- a CDS encoding DUF6358 family protein gives MKKQIALNTFYTLGIVISVIGLKWAFQNANYPVVALLIATGLFFIYLKIKIVKEVRAGIKEKQNIVNNSSAVKEETN, from the coding sequence ATGAAGAAGCAAATTGCATTAAATACTTTTTATACCCTGGGTATTGTGATTTCTGTAATCGGCCTTAAATGGGCTTTCCAGAACGCAAATTATCCTGTTGTTGCCTTGTTAATTGCTACAGGTTTATTTTTCATTTACCTGAAGATTAAGATCGTCAAAGAAGTGAGAGCTGGTATCAAGGAAAAACAAAATATCGTGAATAATTCTTCTGCTGTTAAGGAAGAAACAAATTAG
- a CDS encoding rhodanese-like domain-containing protein, translated as MKEISVEELKQKIDNKEDFQLIDVRETFEYDTSNLNGENIPLGGILIEVEKIATDKPVIMQCRSGKRSAAAVMQLEQLHGFTNLYNLKGGILAWQAAFDPSMPVY; from the coding sequence ATGAAAGAAATTAGCGTAGAAGAATTAAAACAAAAAATAGATAACAAGGAAGATTTTCAACTGATTGATGTAAGAGAAACTTTCGAATACGATACTTCAAACCTTAATGGCGAGAATATTCCTTTGGGAGGCATTCTGATTGAAGTAGAGAAAATTGCAACCGATAAGCCCGTAATTATGCAATGCAGAAGTGGTAAACGCAGTGCAGCGGCAGTAATGCAATTGGAGCAATTGCATGGTTTTACAAACCTTTACAACTTAAAAGGCGGTATCCTTGCATGGCAGGCTGCATTTGATCCTAGCATGCCAGTTTATTAA
- a CDS encoding DUF4407 domain-containing protein, whose product MDALSRFFWFCSGVHQPTLEKHPTEHNKYVGIGATIFFTGLFAALSGGYAMYFVFKGDTAAALFAIFFGVLWGLAIFNMDRYIVSSINKNSTSTQQILQATPRILLAIMIGMVISRPLELKIFDKEIKERLKVSYLNNQRSKIDTLNKAFTNKYTIELNKLNESKAHRDSLENGIKSDRQKLNFEVFGTKTTETSGVMGYGPYAKRKEEELKQRQQNLDSLNSDVRRMEQFVDGRKQFDGLLSERLYTGKQLDSLTSLAGFADRNWALGQLSFNTDGTRDTTTALAVTFIGLLFIFFECLPVFVKMMSSRGPYDRSVENLETSQIHTSEKDRDFEIEVTDGVHETRVATTIAREKELLTKL is encoded by the coding sequence ATGGATGCCCTGTCACGTTTCTTTTGGTTTTGTTCTGGTGTACACCAGCCTACATTAGAGAAGCACCCTACCGAACATAATAAATATGTTGGTATCGGCGCAACTATCTTTTTCACTGGTTTATTCGCTGCTTTGTCTGGTGGATATGCCATGTACTTTGTTTTTAAAGGCGACACTGCTGCCGCGCTTTTCGCCATATTTTTCGGTGTCCTGTGGGGACTTGCCATTTTTAATATGGACCGTTATATTGTATCCAGCATCAACAAGAACTCTACTTCAACTCAGCAAATTCTACAAGCAACGCCTCGTATATTATTGGCGATTATGATCGGTATGGTCATTTCACGCCCCTTAGAGCTCAAAATCTTTGATAAGGAGATTAAAGAGCGTCTTAAAGTAAGTTACCTGAATAACCAGCGTTCAAAGATTGACACGCTAAATAAAGCTTTTACCAATAAATACACAATCGAGCTGAACAAATTAAATGAATCCAAAGCTCACAGAGATTCTTTAGAGAACGGTATCAAATCAGACCGGCAAAAACTTAACTTTGAAGTGTTCGGAACCAAAACGACTGAGACCTCAGGGGTGATGGGTTATGGGCCTTATGCAAAGCGGAAAGAAGAAGAACTCAAACAAAGGCAGCAAAATCTGGATTCCCTGAATTCGGATGTCCGGAGGATGGAGCAGTTTGTAGATGGACGAAAGCAGTTTGACGGTCTGTTGTCAGAAAGGCTTTATACAGGTAAACAATTAGACAGCCTGACAAGTCTTGCCGGTTTTGCAGATCGTAACTGGGCATTGGGCCAGTTGAGTTTCAATACAGATGGCACCCGTGATACGACAACTGCCTTAGCAGTCACGTTTATCGGTTTACTCTTCATCTTTTTTGAATGCCTGCCGGTATTTGTAAAAATGATGAGTTCAAGAGGCCCGTATGACAGGTCTGTAGAAAATCTGGAGACCAGCCAGATCCATACCTCTGAAAAGGACAGAGACTTTGAAATCGAAGTGACCGATGGCGTACATGAGACCCGGGTAGCGACTACTATTGCAAGAGAAAAAGAACTATTAACTAAATTATGA